From Gemmatimonadaceae bacterium:
GCCGGCTTCACTGAACATGAAGTCCACGCTCTGCCGGGCCGTGTCCTCATTCATGAAACGCGGCTTGGTCGTCGCCTCGACGATGCGATCTTCGCCGTACTCGTAGCAGTAGCCGCACGACAGGTTGCACTTGCTCGTCACGTTGAGCACGAGCGTCTGCAGCGGGATCCGCCGCTTCGGCTTCTCGGCCACGGGCTTGGGCGGCGGCGCGGCGACCGTCTGAATCGCGCGCATGCCGAGCAACTCGTCGATTGATGAGTGTACGGTTTCGGTGTCCCAACGACTGGCGAGCGAATCGGCGAGCTCCGTCGCCGTACGATCTCCCGCCGCGAGTGTCTCCAGCACCGCCTCAGCGACGTCGTCCAGCCGCACCACCGCCGCCGACGGCACGAGGTAGAGAAAGCGCGCCCCCCCGTCGCCGCCGCGGAAGCTGTGATACTCGCCACGCCTGAGCTGCATCATGGCTGCGTCTTCCACTGAGCGAACTTGACGTACAGCGGCACCGTGACGATGAGCTGGGCGCGGGCGCGAAGCGGCTTCGCCGACTTCCCCGGCGGCTGATAGGTCGCCACGACCCACACGTCGCCGACGTTGTTCCGGCTCGAGCTACGCTGCGGATTCGGGCCGTCGAGGTTCGGCGTGAAGAGTCCCGTCTGATCGACCGCGCCGACGAACTTCACGTCGTCATCGTCGTACGTGACGCCGTACTCCTCGAGCGACCAGTTGGCGTTCACGCGCCCGATTTCGAGATCGTCGTCGGTGTCGGGCTTGCCGTCGGCACCGTTGTAGTACGCGATCGCGTCGAACTGCTGGAGCTGTTTCGGAAAGACGTTGCCGCCGACGCGCGCGAGGCCGGCGAGCGGTACGACTTTGATGCGGCTGATCTGGTCGAACACGACCGCGCCATCACGGAGCGAGACGCCGGCGGCGTACAAGTCGCGTTTGCCGACGACCGCCGTCGAATCGACGTTCACGCGCACGGTGATCGAGTCCGGCGTCGATCGCACGACGCGCTCGATCTTCACGCCCGGTCCGAAGTCCACGCCGGTCGCGCCGACGTTCTTCGGAAGGTTCGCGCCGAAGATCGTCACGTCCTGTCCGCTCGTGCCGACGCGCACCGCGCGCGGGGCGACACCGAGCAGCACCGGATTGGCGCCGAGCTTCTTGAGCGACACGTCCACGCCGATTTCGTCGTAGCCGCCGGTGAACCAGCGTCCCGACATCTCTTCCCAGCCAGGTTCGACGAACATCACTTCGCGGAGACCAACCGTGTCGGTCGCCTTGAGCGCCGGATCAGTCGAACGGCCGCGCCACTGAAAGCCGGTATACACGATCGACTTTCCATTTCTCTGCACGACCCTGCCGCCGTCGGCGTAGCGATACGTTGCCTGCGTGACAAACTCCCCGTCGCTCGCGCCGCGCGTGACGGTCAGCCTTCCATAAAAGGCGCCCTTCCCCGGCTCGTTGCCGCTCAGCGCCCACGTTCCCTCCAGGTGCGGTGTCCGCATCGTCGCCGACCACGCGGTCCATTCCGGCGTCCGGAGCGGGAACGTGCGCGCGAGATGGTTGATCGCCACGTCCATGGGGTGCGGCTGCGCGACGCCGCTGTCGTTGGTCGCCGGTCCGCCTCGGCGGAACGCCTGGAAGTCGGCGTCCGGGAAGAGCGCGCGGTGCGTGGAGACCAACAGCTCCCACTCGCCGCGCGTGCGCCGCTGCGTAATCACACGGCCCATCGAGTGGCAGGCGCGGCACGTCGTCTCCGTCCGCGTATCGGCGGTGTAGCGATACTCGATCATCCGCCGTTCGACCTCGAACCGTCCCGGTCTGAGCTCGGCGGGGGCGAGTCCTTGATTGTCGCTCAAATAGCGCACGATCGCGCGGGCGTCGGCGGGGTTCAGCTTGACGTTGTTGAGCGCCACCATGCGTCGGACAGTCATCTCCCAGCCTTCGGGAGTTTTCCGCTCGTACGACACGCGCTGCATCATGCCGAGCGAGTCGCGGACGTGGCAGCTCGAGCAGTGCGACCGCGTCGTCGGGTCGTTGACGACGAACCCTCTCGTCGTGTCAGCCGCGGCGGCGGCAGACACGCCGCCCGAGCCGCGACCTCGGCCCGCTCCCCCTCCCCCTCCCCCTCCCCCACGCTGCGCCGGCGCGATGCTCACCGCGCCAAAACCCAGCAGTCCAACGACAAGGCAAACGCGCGATGATCCAGCGAGCAGTCGACGGGGCATGACCTGAGGATGCTCGGGGTGGAAGGAAATAGCTCCCAGTGCCCTACGGGATACGGCTTGGCGTCGGCCCTGTCAAGCGCGATAGGACCATCGGACTACGCCAACGTGAGCATCCCAAAGCCAACGAGCGTCGAGAGCGCGCCGAGGAAATCGGGCAATGGAGCCGGCGCCGCGGCACGATTGTACGCTTCGTAAAGATCCGGCACCTGCTCGAACCTCGGCGCGAGTCGCGCCAGCACGACGAGATCGACGTTGCGGCAATAGCGCACGCCGTTCGGGGCCATCGGCGCCGCCAGGTGTTCTTCCAGCGCGATCCGATGACCGCGCACGACGGGCCGCTGGACGAACCGCACTGCGTCGGCGGTTCCGAGTCGAAGGGCCGGACGGCGCTTCAATTCTTCGAAGGCCGCGTGGACACGGACGTCCGTGCGCAGAGCGTCGACGTCCCACTCGTCACTCGTCCGAGCCGGGTCCACATCGGCGCGAGCGGACCAAAACGGTGTCTCGTGCGCGCCGGCCGCATCGCGCGCCAACGCCGCCGCGCCCTGGCGCAAATGCTCGGCCATGGCCAGCTCTCGCGCTGTGAACAATTCGACGGCGGGGTCCGTCGCGGTCGGATCGATGAGCGCGCTGTGAACCGTTATCGCGGCCAGCCATGCCGACGCCAGCGCCTTCTTTACGCCGAACGAGGACAGCGGATCGACGAAAGATGCCGCGTCGCCGACCAGCAGCGCGTTGTCGCCGGCAACCCGCTCAGCCGAGTAGGCAGTGGCGTCGCACGCCCACGGCGCGCCGGCCATCGTCGCGCCCTCGACCAGAGCGCGAAGTGCCGGCGCCTGCGCCAACTCCGCCGCGTAGGCCGTGTCGAGCTCCGATCGGCCGGGTACGCTCGTCACGCGTGGATCGAGCATGACGGTGACGAAGCGGCGCGACTCCGATACGGGAATCGACCACGCCCAACCGTTCGCGTAGCTCTCGACGAAGGTGTGCGTCGCGTCCTCGAGCGCCCACGCGCCCGCTCGGTCCCAAATCCCGGCGATCGCGATCGTCCTCGCGTGCGAGTCGGTTCGCCGCCAACCACGACGTGCGATGACTCCCGCTCGTCCGCTGCAGTCGAGAATCCATCGAGCCCGAATCGTGTCCGGACCGGACGGCCGGTCGAACTGCACGCGCCAAACGTCGCCCTCTCGCTCGGCGTCGCGCACCGAGACGTCACGCTCCACGGACGCGCCGGCGGCCTGCGCGCCGTCGAGCAGGAGCTCGTCGAACTTGTCGCGCGACACTTGATACCCAAGCCCCGCCCGACCGAACATCTCGACGCGTCGCTCGCGATCGCTCCCAGCCCATTGCACCGTGTTTCCGGTGGCGCGGATGAATCCCGCTCGATCGACGACCGCGCGAACGCCGATCTCGTCGAAGAGTTTCACGCAGCTCGGCGGGAGCGACTCCGCCAACGCCGGCTGTCGTGACGTGCGCGACAGCAGCACGACCGAGTGACCCCACGACGCCAGAAGGCGCCCCGCGGCTGACCCGGCGGGTCCGCCGCCAATCAGCGCGACGTCGGCGAGGAGCGTCATGCCCTCCATTCAAACCCTACGCACCCCAAAACGCCACCGGCTGGCCAGACGCGTTCGGCGCGCTCATTTTCTTTCGCGGTTCATGTTCTACGCCGGGGATGCGCGGGCGACGACGCACGCCTCCACGCAAACACACGGTGATCTACGGAGTCCCCAATGAGCCCCAGGCATTTCGCTCTCCTCCCCCGACCGGTGATCGTCGCCATCGCCTGCGCTCTCGTCGCCGCGAACGCGCACAACGCGATCGCGAGGCCCGCAGCGATCGACCCTTGCAGCTTGCTCACCTCCGCTCAGGTCAAGGCCGTTTTCGGTGTGGACATCGCCGCGCCGTCGGCGATCAGCCAGACTGCTTGCATGTGGAAGTCGACGGGCGCGAAGGTCCAGATGGCGACCGTGGCCATCCAGCCGCCGGGAACGTCGTGGGAGCACATGAAGGTCGTCCTTCCCACCGTCCCCATCAAACCCCTGAGCGGTGTCGGCGACGATGCGTTCTACCAACCCCTCGGCACGTTCACGCCGCTCGCCGTCAAGAAGGGGAAGACCATCGTCATCATCAAGACGTACGGCGTCGGCGCGCCCGCGACGCAGGAAGCGTATGAGAAGGCACTCGCGCTCGACGTCGTCAAACACTTGTAGGGAGGGTGCGTTGTCGATTCTGCCCCACCATCGCGCGCTGGCCTCGCTCCTCGCGGCAAGCGCGTTGGCCGCGCCGCTCTCCGCGCAGGTGACCGGCGCCAACGCCCCGTATCCGCCGCCGCGCGGGCCGCACGCCGTCGTTGTTGAGAGATCTGTGATGGTCGCGATGCGCGACGGCGTGAGGCTGGCGACGGACGTCTACCGCCCGTCCGACCTGACCGGCCGGCTCCCCGCGATCCTCATGCGCACGCCGTACAACAAGCAGGGCAGCGGTGGCGCCGGGCAGATCTTCGCGTCGAACGGCTACGTCGTCGTCGTGCAGGACGTGCGCGGCAAGTTCGGCTCGGAAGGCGAGTACAAGATCTACAACGGCGACATGACCGATTGGACCGACGCCTTCGATTGGATCGGCAAGCAGCCGTGGAGCAATCAGCGAATCGGCAGCTTCGGGTGCTCGTACCTGGGCGAGCAGCAGATCGTCGCCGCTCAACAGCGCCATCCGCTGCACATCGCCGCGATACCGCAGGCGGCCGGCGGCAATCTCGGGCGGGTCGGACGGCACCGCACGTTCTGGGGATCGGTCGAAGGCGGCGCGAACGCGGTGTCGATCAATTTCGGGTGGATGCCCGTGTGGGCGTCGACCGACAAAGGCGCGCGGCCACGCCCCAACGTGGAGACCGCGACGTTTCTGCGCTCGCTCCCGCTCATCGACATGACCGACCGAGCGGGCTCGCCGTCGTGGGACTGGCGCAACTTTTTCGAGCGCTCGCCCGACGACCCATGGTGGGACAAGCAAGGTTACTTCAACGATCGAGACAGCGTGTCGGTGGCGGCGCTGCACGTGTCGTCGTGGTTCGACATGGCGAACGAGGCGCTCATCGAACGCGAGCTCTTCGCGAAGAACGGCACCAACGCGCGGGCGCGTGAAAATCAGTACGCGATCATTTCGCCGACGACGCACTGCCAATCGGAGCGCGCGGGTGAACACACCTTCTCCGGCGCGCTCGACGTCGGCGACGCGAGGTTCCATCACTGGGACGTCTATCTCGCGTGGTTCGACAAGTGGCTGCGCGGGAACGAGCACGCGATGGACACGATTCCGCGCATCCAGTACTACACGATCGGCCGCAACGCCTGGCAGAAGTCCGATCGCTGGCCTGTCGCGGGCATGAAGGAGACGCCGTACTACCTGCGCAGCGACGGAGGCGCGAGCACGAGCAAAGGCAATGGACGCCTGAGTCTCACTGCTCCAGGCTCAGGCGAGCGGCCGGATACGTTCACCTATGATCCGGCGAACCCGGTGCCGTCGCGCGGCGGATCGATCTGCTGTACGGGCGATCCGAAGGACGTTCCCGGCTCGTTCGACAACACCGATATCGAGCAGCGGCCGGACGTGCTCGTCTACACGGGCGAGGCGCTGACGACCGGTCTCGAGCTCACGGGACCGATGCGCGCCGAGATCAGTCTCAGCTCCGATCGGATCGACACGGACGTCACGGTGAAGGTGCTGGACGTCTTCCCCGACGGGCGCGTCATGAACATGCTCGAGGGCATCACGCGGGCGCGGTATCGCGACGGCTACGGCAAGCCGGAGATGATGAAGCCCGGCACCGTCTACACGGTCCCGGTCGATCTGCACGCGACGTCGTGGTACCTGCCGCCCGGCCACCGTCTACGCGTCGAGGTCTCGTCGTCGAACTTCCCGCGCTTCGATCGCAACTTGAATACGGGCGGTCGGAACTATGACGAGACCGCTTGGAACGTGGCGAAAAACGCCGTGTGGCACTCGGCCGCGCACGTATCGCGGCTCGTGCTGCCGGTCGTTTCTCGTTGATCGAAGCTATTCGGGCGTCTTTTCGGCCGGCTTTTCCGCCGGCACGCCGGGTGCGCCCTGTTCAGCGGGCGCCGTCGCCCCACGGCGCTTACCCCAGTGGCTGTGGACCTCGCGTGGACGCTCGCGATCGGCAACCATTTGCGAATAGTACGCGACGATCCGCGGGCGCAGGTTCAGGGGCGCGTCGCCTTCCGCGGTTCGAAAGGCCGCGTAGCGCTGCGATTCTCCCGTGATGCTGACCCACCACCATAGCGTGCCTGGAGTCGCCGGAGAGGATTCGGCCTTGCAGGTGAACGTGCGATCGCCTTCCTGAAACTCGAGCGCTTTCATTTAGGACTCCTTCGGGCTCGGGCGAGCACAGCATCGGAAATGATGAAGGTCCGGTCGGCGCCGGACCCGTGAGAATTCCGTGTGCGCGATGGGCGAATGCCGATGCACCCGCTCTATGAAACTTAGTCGGTTGCACCGGGTGCTGCATCAGCCGTTACCCTGGCGCCGCAGCGGACAATCGCTGTGGCGCCTCGAGGGCGTGAATCGGGCCCGCTGGATCGAATTGGCGACCCCGGAACCGCTCCAATCGCACGCCCATTACGACAGGCATTCCGCTGGAACGACTACAACGGAAACACGGGGACCAGTGTCGAACCAGATTGCTATGACTCGCCGTTACGCCCTCCTCTCCACGCTTTTCCCACTCGCGTCGATCTCGGCGCAGAGCTCCGTTTCGCTCGAGCGGCTCGCGAGCGGGACGT
This genomic window contains:
- the peaA gene encoding quinohemoprotein amine dehydrogenase subunit alpha, which gives rise to MPRRLLAGSSRVCLVVGLLGFGAVSIAPAQRGGGGGGGGAGRGRGSGGVSAAAAADTTRGFVVNDPTTRSHCSSCHVRDSLGMMQRVSYERKTPEGWEMTVRRMVALNNVKLNPADARAIVRYLSDNQGLAPAELRPGRFEVERRMIEYRYTADTRTETTCRACHSMGRVITQRRTRGEWELLVSTHRALFPDADFQAFRRGGPATNDSGVAQPHPMDVAINHLARTFPLRTPEWTAWSATMRTPHLEGTWALSGNEPGKGAFYGRLTVTRGASDGEFVTQATYRYADGGRVVQRNGKSIVYTGFQWRGRSTDPALKATDTVGLREVMFVEPGWEEMSGRWFTGGYDEIGVDVSLKKLGANPVLLGVAPRAVRVGTSGQDVTIFGANLPKNVGATGVDFGPGVKIERVVRSTPDSITVRVNVDSTAVVGKRDLYAAGVSLRDGAVVFDQISRIKVVPLAGLARVGGNVFPKQLQQFDAIAYYNGADGKPDTDDDLEIGRVNANWSLEEYGVTYDDDDVKFVGAVDQTGLFTPNLDGPNPQRSSSRNNVGDVWVVATYQPPGKSAKPLRARAQLIVTVPLYVKFAQWKTQP
- a CDS encoding NAD(P)/FAD-dependent oxidoreductase — encoded protein: MTLLADVALIGGGPAGSAAGRLLASWGHSVVLLSRTSRQPALAESLPPSCVKLFDEIGVRAVVDRAGFIRATGNTVQWAGSDRERRVEMFGRAGLGYQVSRDKFDELLLDGAQAAGASVERDVSVRDAEREGDVWRVQFDRPSGPDTIRARWILDCSGRAGVIARRGWRRTDSHARTIAIAGIWDRAGAWALEDATHTFVESYANGWAWSIPVSESRRFVTVMLDPRVTSVPGRSELDTAYAAELAQAPALRALVEGATMAGAPWACDATAYSAERVAGDNALLVGDAASFVDPLSSFGVKKALASAWLAAITVHSALIDPTATDPAVELFTARELAMAEHLRQGAAALARDAAGAHETPFWSARADVDPARTSDEWDVDALRTDVRVHAAFEELKRRPALRLGTADAVRFVQRPVVRGHRIALEEHLAAPMAPNGVRYCRNVDLVVLARLAPRFEQVPDLYEAYNRAAAPAPLPDFLGALSTLVGFGMLTLA
- a CDS encoding CocE/NonD family hydrolase: MSILPHHRALASLLAASALAAPLSAQVTGANAPYPPPRGPHAVVVERSVMVAMRDGVRLATDVYRPSDLTGRLPAILMRTPYNKQGSGGAGQIFASNGYVVVVQDVRGKFGSEGEYKIYNGDMTDWTDAFDWIGKQPWSNQRIGSFGCSYLGEQQIVAAQQRHPLHIAAIPQAAGGNLGRVGRHRTFWGSVEGGANAVSINFGWMPVWASTDKGARPRPNVETATFLRSLPLIDMTDRAGSPSWDWRNFFERSPDDPWWDKQGYFNDRDSVSVAALHVSSWFDMANEALIERELFAKNGTNARARENQYAIISPTTHCQSERAGEHTFSGALDVGDARFHHWDVYLAWFDKWLRGNEHAMDTIPRIQYYTIGRNAWQKSDRWPVAGMKETPYYLRSDGGASTSKGNGRLSLTAPGSGERPDTFTYDPANPVPSRGGSICCTGDPKDVPGSFDNTDIEQRPDVLVYTGEALTTGLELTGPMRAEISLSSDRIDTDVTVKVLDVFPDGRVMNMLEGITRARYRDGYGKPEMMKPGTVYTVPVDLHATSWYLPPGHRLRVEVSSSNFPRFDRNLNTGGRNYDETAWNVAKNAVWHSAAHVSRLVLPVVSR